GCTGCCGATGAGGAAGAAAACCTGAGAAAAACGCTTCATGCATACAAGAAATCTGAGATCGACGGCGACGAGCTCACTCATGAACTGGCTGTTGTCCTCAGTGCTGACGACGGGATGATCGTAAAGATCCTTGACGATGTTTTCCCAGAGTTCCGCGAACTATCTCCCGAGTCCTCAAGGACAACACTTCGTTCGCATATGACATCCGGCTGGTTCATCACCCTCGGCGAGATGTGGGACAGGCAGCCGCTGCCGATAAAGCAGTTCGCTGTTGACCGTTGTTTCAGACGCGAACAGGAAGAAGGACCGACGAGGCTCATGGCATATCATTCTGCGTCATGCATCATCGCAGGCGAGGATGTGACCGTTGAGGACGGAAAGGCGGTGGCAGCGGGACTTCTCTCCGCCTTCGGCTTCACGGACTTTGAGTTCAGGCCGGACGACAAGCGCTCCAAATATTATGTTCCGGGCACACAGACCGAGGTCTATGCGAAGCATCCTGTCCACGGATGGGTAGAGGTTGCGACCTTCGGAATGTACAGTCCCTACGCTCTTGCTGCCTACGGTGTCGAAATCCCCGTGATGAACCTTGGCATGGGCGTAGAGAGGCTTGCAATGATCGAGTACAAGGCCGAGGATATGAGGGCCATGACGTACCCGCAGATGTATCCGCCCCAGTTCTCGGATCTCGAACTTGCGACAGGAATCGCCCTGCGCGAGGAACCGAAGACGGCCAAGGGTGCAGAGATCGCAGCGGCTATTGTAGAGACTGCAAAGGCGAACGGCGATGCTGAAAGCCCATGTGAGTTCCTCGCATACGAGTCCGATGCGTATGGCGGCAGGAAGGTCAAAGTATACGTATTCGAAGCTGAAGAGAACTCAAAGCTTCTCGGGCCGGCTGCCCTTAACGATATATTCGTATCCGAAGGAAAGATCCTCGGAGTTCCCGATACAAGTAACTTCAGAAAGGTGAGGGACAAGGGAGTCAGTGCAGGCATCTCCTATCTTGATGCGGTTGCAAATCTTGCCGCCGCAAGGGTCGAGGAGGGATTCATGACAGGCGAAAACGGTGAGGTTCACTTCAAGATGGCTAAAGTTCCGTCCGATGTGAATATCGCAATCGAGCCGTGGGCTATGAGGTATGTCACTGACAACAACAGGAAACTCGACCTGAGGGGCCCGGTGTTTACGGCCGTCAGGTGGGAGATCGAGTGAGGCTCCCGCCCTGAAAATTATCTGATATTTCTTTTTTCGATGGCAGGAAATAGTGTCCAGTCAAAACTGTTTTCAGGCGAAAATAATGCCGCAATTGATGAAATTAAGACTGTAAGGCCGGTCATCATATCTACAAGCCGCGCGACGGATATTCCTGCATTTTATTCGGAC
The window above is part of the Methanolacinia paynteri genome. Proteins encoded here:
- the sepS gene encoding O-phosphoserine--tRNA ligase — translated: MRFDSEEFAELAKKDFDEAWHAGAGIQEKPVFSRRYPRNMLRPAKPHPVPETIQKLRDAYLRMGFEEARVPVFIEEQDVYRQFGPEASAVLDRVFYLGGLPRPNVGIGKKQIDEINAILGRVIAADEEENLRKTLHAYKKSEIDGDELTHELAVVLSADDGMIVKILDDVFPEFRELSPESSRTTLRSHMTSGWFITLGEMWDRQPLPIKQFAVDRCFRREQEEGPTRLMAYHSASCIIAGEDVTVEDGKAVAAGLLSAFGFTDFEFRPDDKRSKYYVPGTQTEVYAKHPVHGWVEVATFGMYSPYALAAYGVEIPVMNLGMGVERLAMIEYKAEDMRAMTYPQMYPPQFSDLELATGIALREEPKTAKGAEIAAAIVETAKANGDAESPCEFLAYESDAYGGRKVKVYVFEAEENSKLLGPAALNDIFVSEGKILGVPDTSNFRKVRDKGVSAGISYLDAVANLAAARVEEGFMTGENGEVHFKMAKVPSDVNIAIEPWAMRYVTDNNRKLDLRGPVFTAVRWEIE